The following is a genomic window from Crossiella equi.
CCGGCGCGGGCACCGCGTGGTTGATGGCCTCCTCGATGGTCCACCGGCCCTCGCCGGAGTCCTCGACGTAACCGCGCAGGTCGTCGAGCTCCGGGTCGGACTCCAGCGCGCGGACCAACAGGTCGAGCAGCCAGGACCGCACGACGGTGCCGCGCTGCCAGGCCCGGATCACCGCGGGGGTGTCCTCGATGACCTCGGCCGCGTCGAGCAGCTCGAAGCCCTCGGCGTAGGCCTGCATCAGGCCGTATTCGATGCCGTTGTGGACCATCTTCGCGAAGTGGCCCGCGCCGACCTTGCCCGCGTGCGCGAAGCCCTCCTCGCGCGGACCCTCCGGGCGCAGCGCGTCGAAGATCGGCATGGCCCGCTCGACGAACTGCTTGTCGCCGCCGACCATGAGGCCGTAGCCGTTCTCCAGGCCCCACACGCCGCCGGAGACACCGCAGTCGAGGTAGCCGATACCGCGCTTGGCCAGCTGCTCGGCGTGCCGCTGGTCGTCGGTGAACCGCGAGTTGCCGCCCTCGATGATCAGGTCACCCTCAGCGAGCAGGTCGTTCAGCTCGTCGACGGTGGCCTGCGTCGGCCCACCGGCGGGCACCATGATCCACACGATGCGCGGGGCGGCCAGCCGCGACACCAGGTCGGCCAGCGACTCGCTGTCGCTGACCTCCTGGTTGCGGTCGTACCCGATCACCTCGTGGCCCGCGCGGCGCAGCCGCTCGCGCATGTTGAAGCCCATCTTGCCCAGGCCGACGAGTCCGAGCTGCACCACAGTTACGACCTTTCCTGACTACGGGATCTCGGGAGGGGATGTGACG
Proteins encoded in this region:
- the gnd gene encoding phosphogluconate dehydrogenase (NAD(+)-dependent, decarboxylating), which translates into the protein MVQLGLVGLGKMGFNMRERLRRAGHEVIGYDRNQEVSDSESLADLVSRLAAPRIVWIMVPAGGPTQATVDELNDLLAEGDLIIEGGNSRFTDDQRHAEQLAKRGIGYLDCGVSGGVWGLENGYGLMVGGDKQFVERAMPIFDALRPEGPREEGFAHAGKVGAGHFAKMVHNGIEYGLMQAYAEGFELLDAAEVIEDTPAVIRAWQRGTVVRSWLLDLLVRALESDPELDDLRGYVEDSGEGRWTIEEAINHAVPAPVISAALFARFASRQEDSPAMRAVAALRNQFGGHAVHQAGPSSGSGTTN